The DNA region AAATGGACCTGGTGGGAGTATTTAAGTTTATTGTCCACACTACATTGACTGCTTAAGCTTCTGGATATTTTGGTTGATACTTGAAACTCAATGCGGTCATATTTACTTTACTGGTTGATATTACATTTCTTCGCGAAGGGTTGCTTGATAGTTAATCTTTGTTCTTTCCAGATATGTCAAATCCTTGGGTTAGCTGGAATTGATCTGTTTACCCCTTCTGATGTTGTTGAAAAAAGAAATGTTCGGAAAGTCTGTATATGCATCCGATCGGTATCTAAAAAGTCTAACATGATGCGCCTAAATGTGAGTCGATACTAGCATAACCTATTTCAGAAATGCATTTTTCAATTACTATATCTACTGTTATGACTTTAATTTACATGGTTCTGCTCTGTGGCGATAGGTGCCTGATTTTGATATAGTGACCTACACAATATCCATGCCCACCTATATTGTTGGAGGTATACGTAGAAGTCTGGAACAGCCACAATACAGTTCGTCCGGTTCAAGTGGATACAGTCCACCTGACAGTTCCAAAGCATTGCAGCAGCAGGCAAGCTTCTGGAAAGGGtttcttttatttttaatgCACCTGCTTAATATTTACTCACGTAATATCTATTTTTCACAGATAATATTTGGTGGACAGAACGACAAGCATGGGAACACAAATTATGATTCTGATGAAGCAGAAAGCAGACCGTCTGTTCTAGAACCTGAGGACTCAGTTGACGAAGACAACTTTGCAGCCGTGCTTTCGCCCCCTAAAGAAGAAAGTGAAGGCTATGGAGAAAGTGGACATGATATGCATGAAGAAAAATCTCTAGCTGAATCAGTGGGATCACTTGACTTTGGTGTTATGGATTCGGAGTCCGTGGATTCAACTCCACAAAATCATGATAAAGAATATTACTCTACTCATTCTGCAACTGACCAATGTTCAAGCTCTAGAACGGCCAGATGTTCCTTAAGTTCAGAAGAGGCAGATTCCATAAGCAGTCATTTGGCGTTTGAAAGTGGCAAGAATGATTCGGAGTTGAATGCTCATCCTGTCGCAGATTCAGAAAGGATTTATGATGGACAGGCCAagtctctagatcattctattCAGGGAAATGGGGAAACATTAGTGTATCATCCAAAAAAAGAGAGTGCTGACCTCCAAAAGGACACCCTTGCCTGTGATAGGGAGTCAGTGTGTTCGAGTTGCGAGGAACTGATGAGACATGGGTTAAATGGCGAGCCGTCAGACTTAAGCAAATTGCCGATGGTTTCTGAAGATGCGGTGAATAATGTAGAGCCAAGCCTGACTGGGATGACAAATGATTGCACGTGTGAAGAGCTGAATCCTGAATTCAGTGATAGATATCAAATGGTGCCTCCTGAAACGCATGAGCTCAGTTTGTCACTCTTGTAATTATGTCTCCTTCACACGCATTCTTAACGCCCCTCTGCCATGCAGGAAGGTTCCCAACCTGGAGATAAACCTGTGGACTCGGACGGTATAGCTAAGCCTGCTCCTCAAATGCCTGAAGATGATGCCCCCAAATCAGGGAGAGGGGTGCTAAGGTCAGTTGCCGGAGGGATTACCCTTGTCGGCGCAGTGTTCTTCATGGCCCATCTCAGGTGTGATATCAAGTTGGCGTTACATTACAAGTTCGCTGCAAAGTACCATTGGTGGCGGAGCTGCCTTATGTTATTGGGGTCATCCGAACCCAACGAAATTTTGTAAATCATGTAGAAATCTACTACTGTTCACAAGCTACGATGACCCCATTGAGTAATGGAGCAGACCCCGGTGGTGATTCTGCCTGGCTTCGCCCCGTAAACCATTACTAGATCTTATAACGTAATCCATTTGTGCTGCACCGCTCTGCAGGAGAAGCAAGGAGAGAAGCTTCACGCGAGTTATGCCATCGATTCCAGTAAAATCAATTCAGAGTGACTCAAGGCCTAAGAACATGGACAAATAAAAGGCTCCTGCTGTGTATCCCGGGGCACGGCTGAAGGTCTAAAAAGATGGATATGGGACGCGCATGCTGCTGCCTGGAAGCCAGAGCTTGAAGAAGGTCCAGCTTCCCGGTAAAAGCAGCTCTTATCGAGCGACCCCGGTAGCATCTAGCTTATACTTACAGCAGCTTTGAGCTTAACAGAATCTGGACACATTTTGTCAAGTCACCTCTCACCTGTTGAAGTTGATATCATGCCTCTTCATGTACAGAACGATATAACCATATAGGCGATCAATTACTCTTTAGCTATAACCGAATATTTCTTTTGTACAATTGTATAGGAGTTGCTTGACATCTTGCAATGCCAAATTCTGTAGCTCTAATCGATTTTTTAGTTTTACTTATTACAAACCGTACTTCATAGCTCAAGCTACCTGCCCGTCATGCTCGGACGCGCCACCGCGGCAGACGAGAGGCGGCCGTCGCGCCGGCACCCTCATCACTCTATCCCTCCTACTACTCACCAAAGGTCGCGTGGCATCAGCCCCGGCAGGTTCCTGGTTGCTGTCAACATTACTGATAGACTACTGGCAGGATATCTCAACTTCTCAAGGTATGATTAGATAGGCACGCACGAGAAATAAAGTTCGAAGTTGGCCTTAGGCAGCAGGCCTGTGGGAGCCCTGTGCTTAGTTAGTTCCTTTGTTTATTTCGCTTTGGTCGAGTTTGAGTTCTACTTGTTTTTTTAATCTCTCTTT from Panicum hallii strain FIL2 chromosome 9, PHallii_v3.1, whole genome shotgun sequence includes:
- the LOC112873855 gene encoding protein OPAQUE10-like isoform X1, giving the protein MSLHAARGGAHEDLSWSALGRRAPGDVMVVDRGGWGGVGTRSRAPQGGPAGEVRVDKASCASTFRELDDAFLQKQTKIWLGEVLHRRFDEDVLVADLLADGELLYQISKLIWKRLLKKNREQLKQSKVYIYERPSFGRSHGKYMPYLKVDSFLKICQILGLAGIDLFTPSDVVEKRNVRKVCICIRSVSKKSNMMRLNVPDFDIVTYTISMPTYIVGGIRRSLEQPQYSSSGSSGYSPPDSSKALQQQIIFGGQNDKHGNTNYDSDEAESRPSVLEPEDSVDEDNFAAVLSPPKEESEGYGESGHDMHEEKSLAESVGSLDFGVMDSESVDSTPQNHDKEYYSTHSATDQCSSSRTARCSLSSEEADSISSHLAFESGKNDSELNAHPVADSERIYDGQAKSLDHSIQGNGETLVYHPKKESADLQKDTLACDRESVCSSCEELMRHGLNGEPSDLSKLPMVSEDAVNNVEPSLTGMTNDCTCEELNPEFSDRYQMEGSQPGDKPVDSDGIAKPAPQMPEDDAPKSGRGVLRSVAGGITLVGAVFFMAHLRCDIKLALHYKFAAKYHWWRSCLMLLGSSEPNEIL
- the LOC112873855 gene encoding protein OPAQUE10-like isoform X2 is translated as MSLHAARGGAHEDLSWSALGRRAPGDVMVVDRGGWGGVGTRSRAPQGGPAGEVRVDKASCASTFRELDDAFLQKQTKIWLGEVLHRRFDEDVLVADLLADGELLYQISKLIWKRLLKKNREQLKQSKVYIYERPSFGRSHGKYMPYLKVDSFLKICQILGLAGIDLFTPSDVVEKRNVRKVCICIRSVSKKSNMMRLNVPDFDIVTYTISMPTYIVGGIRRSLEQPQYSSSGSSGYSPPDSSKALQQQIIFGGQNDKHGNTNYDSDEAESRPSVLEPEDSVDEDNFAAVLSPPKEESEGYGESGHDMHEEKSLAESVGSLDFGVMDSESVDSTPQNHDKEYYSTHSATDQCSSSRTARCSLSSEEADSISSHLAFESGKNDSELNAHPVADSERIYDGQAKSLDHSIQGNGETLVYHPKKESADLQKDTLACDRESVCSSCEELMRHGLNGEPSDLSKLPMVSEDAVNNVEPSLTGMTNDCTCEELNPEFSDRYQMEGSQPGDKPVDSDGIAKPAPQMPEDDAPKSGRGVLRSVAGGITLVGAVFFMAHLRRSKERSFTRVMPSIPVKSIQSDSRPKNMDK